AGTTTAATCCTGATCACTGGCAGCACTGGATCTGGATTAAAATAGAAAGCTGTACCTTCCTAGCACAAGAAAAATTATCCTCTGAGATGCTTCCACAAGAAAACCATTCTTAAAAAACTGAACCATGAAGTTAATGACTTTCTTTTTAACATTTCCGAATGATAATCACTTTCAAGAACTTTCTACTAAAACTCAATTGACAATAGAGCATATAAGTCATAAGAAAGCAAAAAATACATCTATATAATCCTACTATATTGAACAAATTTTATTCCTGTACCATCTAGCTGTACACACACTATTAACTGTTCTCTACTTTGAAAGGGAACCTACAGAATaatgaaaatagatttttaaccTCCTAAATACGATGAAACAGCAAAATTGAAGGTATCAATGTCAATGCAAAATTATCTCCAAAGAGTCACACAAATTTAAATGTTATTCTCTCTTCCTACATTTCCTAAGTAATCCAAcaattaaaaacacaaaatctaataaaaagaaaacaagcacCTAAGAAGTACAATTGTATAAAACTCACCTCTCTTAACAAACAGATTTTTTTTGGCCATTTCAGTGTGCAGCACAGATTTAGTCTCTGCATCAAATACCATTTCCTAGAACccccaaagaaaaaaaaaactattattttttcagaaaaaaaatatattagtaatgAAAGTAGTGAGTCAAAAAAGTCCAAAGCAAAAACCTGAAGTGCATCTTTCGCAGCAACTGCAAACTGGGCTGTCGAGAAGAGAGCAAAACCCATCGGTTTTTCTCCCTTGTAGTTCACTTGTGACGCCTCGTAGCCAGGCAGCCATCTCAGTAGGTTCTGTAGCTCTCTCTCCTTAACGTCTTCAGGCAGCCCGGTTATGAAAATTGTGCGAACCTAGTACAGAGCAATACTTTCTCATCGTTTCAAACAATTCATTAAAAGATTGAACAATTCATCAATTGCATTCTCTTGGAAGAGGAGAGTTTCTAAAAGCCTAATATTCGTCATCAAATCAAAGAttctatattaattcaaaaaccaaatctttaaAGAGAGTCAATGTAACCCCAAATAATACACCAGAGCCATTTCGATTCCTAGGTTTTCCATGCCAATTGAGGAAACAGAAAGAAAGACAATAATACCTCATCACGAACAGGTCGGCTAGTGTTGTCGTAAGGGACGGGAGGAGGAGGAGACGGTGCAGCGGCCTGTGGAGAGGGTGGAGCTGGTGCCGGCGGCCATTGCTGGTGGTATGGGTGGATTCCAGCGCCCGCCATGACAACCAAATCTTAAAAAAACCCAAACAATCTAAGATTTCTGATTATTACGAGACTTTGTTTCTAATTCTGTTTCGCAAGTTTTTGCTTATTTACACGTGGCCCGGGTAAttcgttttttctttttaacccCAACAACTTCTCCATTTATCATTTTTACTACTTCTAATCTTCTATATGCATTTTATTTTGGAAGTTTCTACTTCTATCTcgttttaatattatctaatttacataaatataacaatgatatattatgtgATATACTTCTTCATCATGATACatatttaaaatcacctaattatatgatgacacatcattatatacatgaattgtgtatcaaaataGTACACATAGCAtgttcttaatttaattatgtaaaaaaaaaaaaaaagataataaatcaAGCATAGTCATGATTAGAGATTTTATacccaaatttttataattgttgtgACACGATTAGAAGTAAGATGTCTCCTATGCAAGATTGCCAAGTTACAACGAAGCCTTCTTATACATATTGCTCACAAATGATTTTAAATGCATCTCCCATCAAGGATTGCCCCAATCCAAAACCAAGTCCAATAAGGTGAGAGTGTACCATGCCCAATAAGGTTAGAGTCCAATCAGGTTAAAAGTCCCACACATTTCTCAGGGTAAAATGGTCAATTAGACATGTATGGGGTTTAGGGTTTGCACTTGCAGCATTCCGGTTTCACTCCACACTTCGCCTAACCATTTGTGAACTAAGAAGAACAAAGGAACAAGTTTTTTCAGTAAAGGCGCAGCAGCAACCATGGCCAGCACGAAAGTCCAGAGGATTATGACCCAACCCATTGTAATACTGcttattttcttcattatttaCCCACAaagttttagtatttttattatttcacacGTAATTAACTTTCTTGTGCTCATGTCTTGTTGTTGCAGAACCTGATTTTCAGGTTTCTCCAAAGCGTAAGTGTCAAATTTCatgtttttctctttgtttctttttatataaGTCGTTATCTTCGTTCGCGCTTTGATTTCtggttggttttaattttttgcagAAAGCACGCATTCAGATTTGGCTGTTTGAGCAGAAAGATCTGAGAATCGAAGGCCGAATCATTGTAtgtttccttttcccttttcttttgttttaaaatgtCATTGCTGGCTTAAACTATACCTGTGTTGAAAGTTTTCACATAAATGGTGTTggaaaaatatatcttttagcTTGAGATTGTGACTTAATTTTCAACCATTTCTGTTGTTGACTTTACAGTATTAAATGCCACTTTTTTACTTGGAATATTAACCATTGGGT
Above is a genomic segment from Mangifera indica cultivar Alphonso chromosome 3, CATAS_Mindica_2.1, whole genome shotgun sequence containing:
- the LOC123212435 gene encoding small nuclear ribonucleoprotein E-like, with the translated sequence MASTKVQRIMTQPINLIFRFLQSKARIQIWLFEQKDLRIEGRIIGFDEYMNLVLDDAEEVSVKKKTRKSLGRILLKGDNITLMMNTGK